Genomic DNA from Aminobacterium mobile DSM 12262:
TTGCCTCCAAGAATGACCACCTTTTCCCCCTCTATAGAAGAAAGGGCTGTGGAACTAGCAGCTACATTGGTCCCTTTAGAATCATCAATATAACGAACCCCATCTATATCAGCTACAAAAGTACAGCGATGGGAAAGAGGTTTGAAATCCGCTACAAAGCGAGACGCATCAGAGCATTTCATTCCACTTAAAGTAAGAGCAGCCATTGTCATTGCCACATTTTCCAAATTATGGCGACCAATGAGGGATGTGTCTTCATAACGGAAAAGCAACTCATCTACCCCATCTGTACAAAGAAAAGCTTTTTTATCTCCCATTCGAATAAAGGCATGCGTTTTTTGTAACTTCTCTTGTTGCCCTTCCCAAAAAAGAGAAGCTACATGGGATCTTTTATGAGCTTCAAGAGCCCTAACATCGCGATTTTGTACTATCGCCCACTGACCAGGTTCCTGCAAATGAATAAGACGGGCTTTTGCTTCTATATATTTTTCGTAGGAACCATGCCAATCGATATGGTCAGGAGCCAGGTTTGTAACAATAGCTATATGGCTATGTAAATTATGAGCCCAAGCAAGCTGAAAACTACTCAGTTCAATAACAATATAATCCCAATTTTCCTCAGCACAACACGAAAGTGCTTTGCCTATGTTTCCAGCTGCTACTGCCTTGTACCCGCACTTCTCCAATACGAATCCTGTCAAAGCAGTTGTAGTACTCTTTCCATTACTCCCTGTGACCCCAATAATTTTCCCTTGAAGATGCGGCACTACAAAATCTAGTTCCCCCATAACAGGAACGCCGGCACCTAAAGCCTTCTGAATAATAGGAACAGATGGAGATATTCCTGAGCTTACAACTAATACATTCGTGTCAAGTGCTCTTTCGCTATGCCCTCCTGTTTCACAATCTATCCCATTTTCATGGAAGGCCTTTTCAACATGGTCAGGGAGTGATTCTTTATGTTCCGTCACAAAAACTTGCGCACCGAGACGACGGGCTAGGAAAGCTAGACCTTGCCCACTTGTTCCGGCCCCAAGAATCGTTACTTTTTCTCCTTCGTATGATTGGATCGTACCCATAGTGTGTGCCTTCTTTCTCACTATCATGAAATAGTTTATGCCCACCAAGACATCAAAAAGAAGATACAGACAATTGCCCCTAAACCATGAAGAATTAAAAACCTGGTTACAATCTGATCTTCACTCCACCCTGTAAGTTCAAAATGATGATGAAGAGGGCTCATTTTAAAAACTTTTCTCTTGAATTTATGAATAGCTATCAATTGTATAGAAACAGTCAAGATCTCAACACCAAAAATAAAGCCGAGAGGAATCACTGCCATTAAGAAGCCACTTAATGCACAGAGAGAGATAAGAACCCCTGCCAAAAAATGAGAACCGACATCCCCCATAAATACAGCTGCAGGATGAGAATTATACCAAAGAAAAGCCAGACACATTGCAAGGGTAACGATTCCCCCGCTCCGTACATACGTAGCAGCAGGAAGCCAGACAAGGAATGCCACAAGAGAGAGAATAACCGATCCCGCAGCTAAACCATCAAGCCCATCGGTCACATTAACGGCATTCAACATCCCGATAGCTATGAAGGCAAGAAGGGGAACTCCAAGCCATAGAGATAATTCCATATTAGGCCATAAATAAATCCCTTTATACCATCCGACCCAAAAGGCCCACGGCAAGGCAAGGAGTATCTGGGCTACGAGTTTGCCTAGGCTGGGGAGACCTTCGCTTGAGTGTTTTTTGTATTTAATCCAATCATCGATAAAACCGATAAGAGCGGCTCCCCAAGGGAATATCCAGAAAACAAAAGACTCATGCCATGTCCCTGCATTGGATAATGGGAAAAGAAATAAGCACAAAAAAGATACCGCTAAAAACATGAGACCTCCCATAGAAGGAGTTTTGCTCTTCGTTAAAATATGGCTTTGAGGCCCATAATCTTTTTGCACCTGAGACATATCCATTTCGCATGATTTACGAATCCATAACTTCTCTATTAATAAAGAGAGAAAAAATACAAAAAAGAAGAGGAAGAGTCTATTCATTCTTGTTCCCTCCCACTAAAGACGAGACCATAAGATCCAAACGATGGATATGAGATCCCTTCACGAGGAGAAGATCACCTTTATGAAGTCTCGATAAAAGTCCTGCTTCTAAGGCTTTCAAGTCAGCAATACATGCGGCTTTTTTCCGTTCTTCGTCAGACAGTTTCAGATACGGGTCTTTCCATTCCTCTCCTATGAGGAATAACGCATCTAAAGCAAGAGCTTTCTTGAGAACCTCCTCATGCAGCCGCGTGTCATCCTCTCCTAATTCCTTCATACTCCCTAGAACAGCTATTTTTCGCCCTGTCGCAGGAAGATCTAAAAGAGTAGTAAGGGAAGCATCCATAGAGGAAGGATTAGCATTGTATGAGTCGTCAATAAGTATAGCTTCGTTTTTCAATACCATAATGACACCCCGGCCAGGCAGAGCACTCATAGTCTCTAAACCATGAATAGCCTCTCCTAGAGAGAACTGCAACTCTGAACATAAGGCCAGAGCAAAAGCAATAGATAACGAAGCATGTGTACCCCATAACCCCGTGTAAATCTCGTGAGCCCCTCCATCTGGAGTTAAAAGAACAGTTTTCAGACGAGGCAAGCCATCTATTATATGAAAATCGGCTTCTTTTATCCTATAGAGACCGTGGATATATCCCACCCCAACTTTTTTATACTCTCCAGAATATTGAAGAATCTCTTGAGTTAACAACCTGTTATCTTCGTTAAAGAAAATAGTCTTTATATCTGACGATTGGAGGATTTCAAGCTTGGCAGCTATAACTCCCTCCAAAGATTTCAACCCTTCGAGGTGAGCAGAGCTTACCTCCGTTATGATAGCTCTTGTGGGGGGAAAGTACTGAACCATCTCTGCAATCTCTCCAGGTTTATTGGTTCCCATCTCCAAAATTAAGACATCAGTTCCTGGCGGCATTCCTAAAATAGTGAGAGAGCATCCTATGAGCGTATTAAAACTCCGTTCTGCTCCATACGCAAAAGGGAACCTCTCCAAACATTTTTTAATAATTTCCCTCGTCGTTGTTTTCCCGACACTCCCTGTAATAGCAACAACTTCTTGCGGAGCAACTGCCTTGAGATAGGCAGAAGCCATACGAGCCATATCGGTCACAGAATCATTTACTTCTATATAGGCCCTACCATCAAAAGATATCCCTTTCGGCACACGCCCCTTTTCAGCGATAATAAGGGTCGCCCCACGATGTAAGGCATCAATTATATAGTCATGCCCATCTTGGTTAGCTCCTCGTACAGCGACAAAGGCTGAACCAGGATAAACCTCTCGGCTATCAACACAAAAAAAGTCAGGAATTACTATATCACTACCTGACCAAGTAGCACCTATAGAACCAGCTAAATCTGATATCTTCCATAGTTGCCATTTCATTTTATTGCCACCTCAATCCCTGCTTCATGCCCCATTCTTTAATGGTTTCTGAATCATTATATGGAATTCGTTTATCCTGAAGTAAAATATAATGTTCCGGCCCTTTCCCGCTTATCACCACCATATCTCCGGGACGAGCCATAGAGAGCGCTGTTCCGACAGCTTCTTGGCGATTCAAAATACGATAGTGCTCCAACAATGACGACGTAAAACCTTTTTCTATTTCTTCTGCTATCTGAGCAGGGTCTTCGCTACGTGGGTTATCCATAGTTACTACTACTACATCTGCATTTTCAGATGCCACTTGTCCCAAAAGAGGACGATTCCCATGATAGCGCTCTCCCCCATGACCAAAAACAGAGATAAGTCGACCTTTACAGATTTCCCTCATCGCTGACAAAACGTTCTGAAGAGCATCTGGAGTATGTGCGTAATCTACTACAGCACAAACACCATTTTCAAAAAAATATTTTTCGACTCTGCCAGGGACCTGGGGCATAGTTTCCAAGCCTCTTTTTATTGTGGGCATATTTATTCCTACCCCATAAGCAAGAGCAATAACACCGAGAGCATTATAGACATTAAAACGTCCTGTAACAGGAAGATTTAATTCTAAGGATTTCCCCGTCGGCAAGCGGACATCCATCTGAAGACCAGAAAGTCCCATTTCCAGCCACGTAGGATAGACATCATGACCAGCACAAGAACATAATCCGTAAGACAAGCAATGATCCTTATATTCATATAAAAGCCTTTTCCCATACTCATCATCACCATTAATGGCTCCGCACCAATCATGACTGACATATTTTTCAAAAATGCTTTTTTTAGCCATGAAGTAATGTTCCATATCTCCATGATAATCTAGATGCTCTGGAGTTAAATTCGTAAAAATCATGCCACTAAAAAAACAACCATTAAGCCGCCCTTGGACTGCTCCATGAGAAGATACTTCCATTGTGGCACTTTTACACTCATTCCTTACCATACGGGCAAGATATCGTTGAACATCACAACTTTCCGGAGTTGTACGGCTCGCTTCTTCCTCCACATCTCCATCAGAATAAACAATAGTACCCATAAGGCCGCTTTTCTCACCTGAAGCTTGTAAAACACTTCGCATCATATAAGAAGAAGTACTTTTCCCATTTGTTCCAGTTACACCGTACATGGCTAAATGCTCAGACGGACAATCATATACAATAGCTGCCGCATACCCCATGACCCATCGAACATCTTTTACAATAATTTGAGGGACATTTATTTCTAAAGGACGCTTGCATAGCAACGCAATGGCACCTCGCTGGACTGCGTCTGCAGCAAAAACATGGCCATCATGTTTTTCTCCTTGTATACAACAAAAAAGGGAGCCTGGATTACATTCTCTGCTATTGCTAAAAATACTCGTGATAGGCAAGCTCTCCTTTGAGGGGAAAACAACTTGTTCTATTTCTCCGTTCCCCTCTAATATCTTTATAATATTCTGCAGGTCAGACATTCCTCTCACTGCCTCTCTCTTGCCAATTTAAAAAATGTTTAATTGCGCCATATCTTCTACGACAGATCTAAAAACTGGCCCGGCTACACTACCACCATAATACTGCCCTTTAGAGGGTTCGCCTACAACTATAAGCATAGCGTACTTAGGGGATTCATAAGGCCAAAAACCTATAAAAGATGCCACCCATCTTTTTTTAGCGTAAACACCTTTTTCTGCAACTTGAGCAGTTCCAGTTTTACCTGCTATAGCAGTTACCGGCGTATCCGCTAACCTGCCTGTTCCGCGCACTACTACATCCCTCATAACTTTTCGCAGCCATGTCGCAATGGAAGGGGTGACAACTGTACGTATAACTTCCTTTTTCCCTTCGTAAACTTTTTTCCCGTGGCTATCTATAACATCTGCCACTATATAGGGACGTAATAATTCTCCACCATTGATTATGGCATTCATAGCGGTTAAAAGCTGAAGAGGAGAAACTCCAATACCTTGCCCTATGGCTATATTAGCTGGGACAACGCCCCTCCACTGGTCTGGTGATGGCAATAACCCTGCCTCCACCCCGTTGAGTTCTATCCCAGGCGCTACCCCCAACCCCCAATCTTTTAAGCTGTTATACATATCAAAGGGGCGGATCCGAAGTCCTATTTGTGCCATCCCAACATTTGAAGATTTTACCACGATATCCCCTAAAGATAAGGACCCCCAATTACTATTACCTGACTCCGAAATAGATCCATCTGCAACTTTAATTCTGTGAGGTGTAGAGAGGACTTCCGAAGCATACGTTACTTTCCGTTCCAATGCTATGGACACTACTACTGGCTTAAAGGTAGAGCCTGGTTCGTATACTCTGCTTACAGCATTATTAAAAACTTTATTTTTATTGAGCAAGTCCATTCTATTATTAGGGTCAAAAGAAGGGGCACTAGCTAATCCCAATAGTTCCCCTGTAGAAGGATTCATGCAGATAGCAGCTCCCCATCGAGCTTGATTTTTATCTATTGCCTCTTGGAGACGCTGTTCCAAAATATATTGGATACGCATATCCACTGTTAAGCGGATTCTGCCTTTATGTTCTATTTTTTCAAGGTCAGATAACGTTGTAGATACATCTATCGCACGTCCTGTAGCTTCTTTTATAAAAAAACGGATGCCTGGTGGAGAATACAATATCTGATCCCAAACTAGCTCTATTCCTGCAAGTCCGCGATCATCAATATCACAATATCCAATAGCATGTGCTAAAAGAGAGTTTTGTGGATAAAGACGTTTTTTTTCTTGTAGCCGATAGAGTCCGGGTAAATTTAGTGCCATGATGGCGTCAGCTTTTTCTTTACTTATTTTTCGAGCAATCCAATGAAAACGGCCAGCAAGTGGCTTTGATATTTTATCTACAACCTCAGAAGGAAGTAATCCTGACAATGATTTACCATTAGAAGGGTTCCAAAAAGCTGGATCGACAAAAAAACTATATGCTGGCACAGACATAGCTAAAGGATTTTCATGAACATCGACAATAGATCCACGAGTGGTGCTAACAGGGACCTCACTCCAATATTGCCGTTGAGATTGCCGAATAACACGATCATCCGGCATACAATGCACAAAAAACAACCTGCTTAAAACTACAATAAAAGAGATAAATACCCACGGCCAAGGCCCTAACCAGAAATTTCGCTTCATTTTAGTTTCAATCTGCTCCGAAGTATAAAGTCAATTTATCCTAATCTTTTGCTGTGGCTGGAGAAGAGAAGAGTGAAAACAATAAGTTCCATCCATGACTCGAAGCTATAGAAGCAACCTCCATTTCTTCCTTTAAAGCGGGTATTCTCGCTACATGAACTACTCCGGTCTTTACATTAGCAACCATGCCTAGTTTCTTTTGGGAGTAGCCGTAAATAGCTTCTGGAGAAGTTAAAGAAGAAAGCACACGATGCATCTCCGTTTCCTGCATCTCATAACTTTCTATTTGCAAATTAATAGCATGAAGACGAGCCTCAAGTCGGTTAGAGTACAACCTTAATATGCCCAAACCAATAAAAGACACAACCATAGCTAAAATGAAAAAGATAAAATACGGGCTGACTTTTCGTGCCGATCCACAGGGATACTCACATGTTTGGGAATCATACACGGTGTGCACACCTCCCTTAAGAATCCTCTTCCATATCTACTTCTCTCATAAATGCCCGAAACTTAGCGCTTCTAGCCTTATAATTTTCTTCTATTTCCTTTTCTGTAGGAATGAGAGGATGGCGGGTTAAAATAATGCCTTTACCTTCGTTTTTCCAGTCTCTCATGGCGTACTTAACAATGCGGTCTTCTAAAGAATGGTAACTAACAACAATAATGACTCCTTTATCTGCTACTTTTTCGATAGCAGCCTGCAACCCTTCTTCCAATTCAACAAGTTCATTATTTACAAAAATACGAAGGGCCTGAAATACTTTCCGTGCTGGATGTCCCCCCATTTTCCTTTGAACAGGTGCCGGGAGAGAAGCTCTAATGGCCTCTACAAGTTGCGCGGTAGTTGAGATTTGACCGTTTTCTTTTCTATATCTGACAATACCAGATGCTATCCGTCTCGAATATCGCTCCTCTCCATATTTCCAAAAAATATCTGCCAAATCTTTTTCTGAAAAAGTATTTACTACGTCAGAAGCACGGAGCCCCTCAACTTCTTTAGAACTTTCCATGCGCATATCTAAAGGGCCATCTTGTTGGAAAGAAAAGCCTCGTTCCGGAAGGCTTAATTGCAGATTAGAAACTCCTAAATCAAAAACAACTCCATCAGGAGTTACTTTTTCTTTCTCTAACACAGAAACAAGTCTACTGAAGGGAACAAGATAATAGTGAACTCTGTCTCCAAACGCAGCTAAACGGTCACGAGCCATAGAAAGAGCTTGCTCATCTCTATCCACGCCAATAAGTAAAACATCGGGAAATTGTGTAAGGATACTTTCTGCATATCCTCCCAACCCCAATGTTGCGTCGACTATCACACGCGGGACCGGTATCTGCTTGAGATGCTCTACTACCTCATTAATCATAACTGGAATATGCTCTACCATTAGAATCCATCTATCCCTTCTGCTATCTCTGGCAGCTCATCAAGAACAGTTTTGCTATACTGTTCCCAAATACCTTTATCCCAAAGCTCTATATGATCGCTTATCCCCACAAAAAAGGCATCAGTCAGAAGCTCCGCATGATCCCTTAAAATCTGGGGGATAAGGATACGTCCGGCACTATCAATAGCCAATTCATGAGCACTAGCAAGCATAATTCGCATAAGCCCTCTGGTTTTGCTCTTTGAAAAAGGCAAACTTTGCAGTTTTTCCAAAACCTTTTGCCATTCCTCCATGGGATAGAGAGAAACACATCGATCTATACCTATAGTGGCAACAACACACTCCCCGAGCTCCTGCCTGAACTTGGCAGGAATAACCGTTCTTCCTTTAGCATCGACTCGGTGTTCGTAAGTTCCCACTAACATGGGGAAACCTCCCACTTTATGACATTTTCTACCACTTTCTCCCACACTAGCACCTACACATAAAAACAAATAAGCCTGGAGGACTAAAAAATAAATAAAACAATAGTCCTCCAGGCTTATTTTTCATCAAACTATAATAAAGGAGCATTTTATAAGCCGGGTTCTGTGTGAGAGATGACCATTTATCTGGGAAATACCTTACGGTACTTCTCAAGCGACCGTACCCAGGGGTCAGCGGGCCGCCTCTTTCCCCTCTATTCGGCCTTGCTCCGAGCGGGGTTTGCCTGGCATATCGGTTACCCGACACCCGGTGGGCTCTTACCCCACCTTTTCACCCTTACTTTCTACTGCGAGAAAGCGGTTTCTTTCTGTGGCACTTTCCTTTGGTTCGCACCAACTGGACGTTATCCAGCACTCTGCCCTATGGAGCCCGGACTTTCCTCTACACCCAAAGGTGCAGCGGCCATCTAAAATACTCCTTATATATTATTCTAACATTTTTTATTCTTTGAGAAAGAGCAAAATCCTATAAATATGGTATATATGGTTCATAAACTATGGGTAATAATCGGATTAGAACTTAATTGAGGTGAGGAAATGGACGAGATAGAAAAAAAGTATGATTCTCCTGCATACAACAACTTTAAGAAGAAGATACGAAATTTGACTGGGCTTGATCTAAATTCTTATAAAAATCAAATCCACCGTCGCGTGCACATGTTAATGCAAAGATGGAATATAACCGATTATGATGCATATTTTGATTTAGTAAAAAAAGAAGAAAAAAAGCTTCGAGAATTTCTCGATTATCTTACGATTAATGTATCGGAATTCTTTAGGAACCCCCCTCGATGGGATGATCTTCAAAACAAGGTCCTACCTGAATTAATTAAAACTCGGGGATCCAAAAGACTAAAATTGTGGAGTGCTGGCAGCGCTACAGGAGAAGAACCCTATTCTCTTGCAATGTTGTCTATGGAAACAAAACTTCATTGCCCTCCTTATGTACTCGCCAGCGATATAGATGAAGGAGCAATTAAAATTGCACAGAAAGGAGAATATCACATACGGCAGCTAGCCAACCTTTCTCAAGAGTATGTTGATAAATACTTTTCAAAGATAAATGAGGAAAGCTTCTCCATACGGGAAGGAGTCAAGAAACGCGTCAGCTTTGAACGACTCAACTTAATAGACGACCCATTTGGACAAGATTTTGACCTCATCCTCTGTCGAAATGTTGTTATCTATTTTTCGGCAGAGACCAAGAAAAATCTTTATTTAAAATTTTACAAAGCCCTCCGTCCTGGAGGTTTTCTTCTTGTGGGATCTACCGAACAAATTTTTGAACATAAGGCGCTAGGTTTTGAATCTGCCGGGCCATTCCTGTATAAAAAATCTCTTCCTTGATATCTTCTCTCTATAGAAAACCCCTATGCTCTAGTGGGAAATGCCCGAAGCAGTGTAAAAACATGACCTCTATAATTCTCTGATTTTTCACAAAACAGTAAGGCCGGGGAAATTAAATTTCCCCGGCCTTATTGTTTTAATGTGAACGCACTATATCTTTAATTTTCATCAACCGGCTGAGAGTTGACCGCTCCTGCTCATCTAGCTTCATCGTAATATACCGAATAGTTTCGTTAAAGTTAGGTATCATTACGTGTTCCAAAGCATTGACTCGACGTCTCGTTTTTTCAATTTCAGAAGCCATAAGCCGAATAGCCTTTTCTTTTGCTGCCAAAGCAATGAGCTTAGGAATTAACTTGGAGAATCGCTCTAAAGCGACGTCCAAACTCCCTTGAGACGTTGCAAGCCCATAGCTTAAAGCCTCTCCCTGCTGCTCTACCGTATATTCAGGTACAACAACGCTCATGACATTGCGTTCTTGTACTTTCAAATTACATCGTGTCCCTGAAATCATAAGAGCCTGCTCCAGCATTGCAGGTAAAGTCTGAGCCCGAGCAAGAAGGAAACTATGGTAACAATCTCCCAATTCTACCTCAAGCTCCTCTCGCAATGCCTTCCCTTCGCGAGCACGTTCAAGAAAGGCTTTAATTAAGGCATCTTGCTTATCTTTAAGAAGCTTATGTCCACGTTTAGCTACAACGAGTCGTTTTTTTAGACGAGAAAGCTCCATCCGGTTGGGGTTGACGTTCAACCGTGGCATACTTCGTCACCCCCTACTTTACAACGGGAACTGCTTCTTCGTTTTTCCCCTCTTCTTGCAGCCTCGGTTTGAGATATTTCTCTATATATGCATCACGAACACGTTTGAGCTCTTTCACTGGAATCATCGTCAAAAGATTCCAACCTAATTCGAGTGTTTCATCAACTTTGCGGTTCTCATATTCGCCTTGACGGACATATTTGTCTTCAAACTCATCTGCAAAACAGGCAAAGGCCTTATCTTCTTCAGTAAGGGCACCTTCTCCAAGAATAACCGCAAGCTCCTTAGCTTCTTTGCCGCGAGCATAAGCAGCAAAAAGCTGGTTCATAAGGTCTGCATGATCTTCTCTGGTTTTTCCCTTACCGATACCTTTATCCTTAAGACGAGACAAAGAAGGCATAACGTCTACAGGCGGATAGATGCCCTTACGATGAAGACCTCGACTCAAGATAATCTGTCCTTCTGTAATATATCCTGTCAAGTCAGGAATAGGGTGAGTCTTATCGTCTTCTGGCATAGTCAGAATAGGAATCTGAGTAATGGATCCCTTTTTCCCCTTCAGACGACCAGCTCTTTCATACATGGTGGCAAGGTCTGTATAGAGATAACCAGGATAACCTCGCCGTCCCGGAACTTCCTTACGGGCAGCAGAAATCTCTCGCAGTGCTTCGCAGTAGTTGGTTAAGTCTGTCAAAATAACCACTACATGCATATCCTGTTCAAATGCTAGGTACTCCGCAGCTGTCAATGCAAGCCGAGGTGTAGTAATCCGTTCAATAGCTGGGTCATCCGCTAAGTTAACGAACATTACAGTCCTCTGTATAGCGCCAGTTCTTCTGAAGTCTTCCATAAAGAACGAAGCTTCTTCAAAAGTGATACCCATGGCAGCAAAAACAACTGCAAAATCCTCATGCCCGCTAATAACGGTGGCCTGACGAGCTATTTGGGCAGCCATTCTGTTGTGAGGCAGACCACTTCCAGAGAATATAGGCAACTTCTGTCCACGAACCATTGGGTTCATGCCATCAATAGTAGAAATACCGGTCTGGATAAACTCAGAAGGATAGTCTCGAGAATAAGGATTCATCGGCATTCCATTGATATCCAGCTTTTTGTCAGGAAGGATA
This window encodes:
- a CDS encoding V-type ATP synthase subunit B, with amino-acid sequence MLPKEYSTITELSGPLLVVEKTKDVRYDELVEIELASGELRRGRVLEITSDRALVQVFEGTDGIDIQNTKLRFLGKVLMLPVSRDLLGRIFNGRGEPIDGGAPILPDKKLDINGMPMNPYSRDYPSEFIQTGISTIDGMNPMVRGQKLPIFSGSGLPHNRMAAQIARQATVISGHEDFAVVFAAMGITFEEASFFMEDFRRTGAIQRTVMFVNLADDPAIERITTPRLALTAAEYLAFEQDMHVVVILTDLTNYCEALREISAARKEVPGRRGYPGYLYTDLATMYERAGRLKGKKGSITQIPILTMPEDDKTHPIPDLTGYITEGQIILSRGLHRKGIYPPVDVMPSLSRLKDKGIGKGKTREDHADLMNQLFAAYARGKEAKELAVILGEGALTEEDKAFACFADEFEDKYVRQGEYENRKVDETLELGWNLLTMIPVKELKRVRDAYIEKYLKPRLQEEGKNEEAVPVVK